From a single Cyclobacterium marinum DSM 745 genomic region:
- a CDS encoding 3-oxoacyl-ACP synthase III family protein, whose translation MLKSIIAGAGHCLPERVVTNDDLSKMMNTNDEWIVERTGIRERRWFTPGVDTVTSLAKNASIMAIQNAGIETKAIDFIIFATVTPDYFIPGNGVLLQRELGLQGIGALDVRNACSGFIYALSIADQFIKTGMYKNILVVGAEIQSSALSKNDEGRSSAVIFADGAGAVVCSATEDENRGILSTHLHADGDYAEELYVKDPGSSREVRLSTPLIESGSFNLSMNGNTVFKHAVLRFKEVIEEALNANNYQSTDIDLLIPHQANLRISQYIQDKMGLSDAQVFNNIMHYGNTTAATIPIAISEVMQQGKVNSGDLVCLAAFGSGFSWASALIKW comes from the coding sequence ATGCTGAAATCGATTATTGCAGGCGCCGGGCATTGCTTGCCGGAAAGAGTCGTAACAAACGATGACCTTTCTAAAATGATGAATACCAATGATGAGTGGATTGTAGAGAGAACTGGTATTCGAGAGAGAAGGTGGTTTACACCTGGTGTAGACACTGTTACAAGCTTGGCAAAAAATGCTTCTATTATGGCCATTCAAAACGCCGGAATTGAAACCAAAGCTATTGATTTTATCATCTTTGCCACTGTTACTCCAGATTATTTTATTCCTGGAAATGGAGTATTACTACAAAGGGAACTTGGTTTACAAGGTATCGGTGCATTGGATGTGAGAAATGCTTGCTCAGGTTTTATTTATGCCCTCTCCATTGCTGATCAATTTATTAAGACTGGCATGTATAAAAATATTCTTGTTGTAGGGGCAGAAATACAGTCTTCAGCATTAAGTAAAAATGATGAAGGAAGGTCCAGTGCAGTCATCTTTGCTGATGGTGCCGGAGCAGTAGTTTGTAGTGCTACGGAGGATGAAAACAGAGGTATCCTTTCCACACACTTGCATGCAGATGGAGATTATGCAGAGGAATTATACGTAAAAGACCCCGGAAGTAGCAGAGAGGTTAGACTTTCTACCCCGTTAATCGAAAGTGGCTCCTTCAACTTATCAATGAATGGAAATACAGTTTTTAAGCATGCGGTATTAAGGTTTAAAGAGGTGATTGAGGAAGCGTTAAATGCCAACAACTACCAAAGCACTGATATTGATTTGCTAATACCTCACCAGGCAAACTTGAGAATTAGTCAATATATTCAAGATAAAATGGGATTAAGCGATGCGCAAGTCTTTAATAACATCATGCATTATGGAAATACTACTGCCGCCACTATTCCAATCGCTATTAGCGAAGTTATGCAGCAAGGAAAAGTTAATTCCGGTGATCTGGTTTGTTTGGCAGCCTTTGGCAGTGGCTTTTCGTGGGCATCAGCCCTGATCAAATGGTAA
- a CDS encoding toxin-antitoxin system YwqK family antitoxin, protein MKYTFTWLLMIFYVSSSFGQGQVVNLYNQDSTLMGNGVMINSKMDGLWKFINPKTNRLIQQGNFKNGLKDGIWTIYFSNQQKHIVAEYKDNKRNGSFLEYDLGGALIKNAVYQDSVLVGPYKEYYGNQSRSGYANPKQVKTEGNYINGKKTGEWFFYYDNGKKAVEINYEDGLKVGAYKEYDPFGQLIVETNYTNNQPDGEFKRFSPNGRIQESGAYKSGRRVGKWTSYFPNSNIVESEKFYDKSGHKTGTWTYFYENKRTARIERYENDIPVGKWEEFFTDKSLSKQVIYDLGVPTGKYIENHSNGKPSVRGQYENGFRSGVWKSYYPEGNLYSIGEYKNDLKSGLWKYFNKIGILVAEGKYQLGNEHGQWFYYYDGGQLKSVGSYLLGQEDGIWGLFYDNKQLTQEETWDFGRLLNVSQYNNYNGSKTLNPGTLKDGNGTRITYYINGAKESEGNYQSGKPEGIWKYYHDNGRLASEGKMLEGKKEGAWKYYTRSGNLEDIIQFDDDEVLPDEIPEESDLFQNFE, encoded by the coding sequence ATGAAATATACATTTACCTGGCTTTTGATGATTTTTTATGTGTCTTCTTCTTTTGGACAAGGCCAAGTAGTAAACCTATATAACCAAGACTCCACCCTTATGGGTAATGGAGTCATGATTAACAGCAAGATGGATGGCCTATGGAAATTCATCAACCCCAAAACCAACCGTCTAATTCAACAAGGGAATTTTAAGAATGGCCTTAAAGATGGAATATGGACCATTTATTTTTCTAACCAGCAAAAACATATTGTAGCAGAATATAAGGACAATAAAAGAAATGGTTCATTTTTAGAATATGATTTAGGAGGTGCATTGATCAAAAACGCAGTCTATCAGGATAGTGTTTTAGTAGGCCCTTACAAAGAATACTATGGAAACCAAAGTAGGTCAGGCTATGCCAATCCCAAACAAGTTAAAACTGAGGGCAATTACATCAATGGTAAAAAGACAGGTGAATGGTTTTTTTACTATGACAATGGAAAAAAGGCGGTTGAAATTAATTACGAAGATGGATTAAAAGTTGGTGCCTATAAAGAATATGACCCCTTTGGGCAATTGATCGTTGAGACAAATTACACCAATAACCAACCGGATGGTGAATTCAAGAGATTCTCACCCAATGGTCGGATTCAGGAATCGGGAGCATACAAATCCGGTAGAAGGGTTGGGAAATGGACAAGTTATTTCCCAAATTCCAATATTGTGGAATCGGAAAAATTCTATGATAAATCGGGGCACAAAACCGGTACTTGGACCTATTTCTATGAGAACAAAAGAACTGCAAGGATAGAAAGATACGAAAATGATATCCCCGTTGGGAAATGGGAAGAATTCTTCACAGATAAATCATTATCCAAACAAGTTATTTATGACCTAGGGGTACCCACCGGTAAATACATTGAAAATCATAGTAACGGAAAACCCTCAGTACGAGGACAGTATGAAAATGGTTTTCGATCCGGAGTTTGGAAAAGTTACTATCCTGAAGGCAATTTATATTCAATAGGTGAATATAAAAATGACTTGAAATCAGGACTTTGGAAATACTTTAATAAAATAGGAATCCTTGTTGCCGAAGGTAAATACCAATTGGGCAATGAACATGGACAATGGTTCTATTATTACGATGGCGGACAATTGAAGTCTGTAGGAAGTTACTTACTTGGTCAGGAAGATGGCATTTGGGGTCTTTTTTATGACAACAAGCAGCTGACTCAGGAAGAAACTTGGGATTTTGGCAGATTGTTAAATGTTAGCCAATACAATAATTACAATGGCAGTAAAACTTTAAATCCGGGTACTTTAAAGGATGGAAATGGCACCCGAATAACTTATTATATCAATGGGGCCAAAGAATCAGAAGGTAACTATCAATCCGGTAAGCCTGAAGGGATTTGGAAATATTATCATGACAACGGAAGGTTAGCCTCTGAAGGCAAAATGTTGGAAGGTAAAAAAGAAGGAGCGTGGAAATATTATACCCGCTCAGGAAATCTCGAAGACATTATTCAATTTGATGATGATGAAGTATTACCTGATGAAATCCCTGAAGAAAGTGACTTATTTCAAAATTTTGAGTAA
- a CDS encoding Lacal_2735 family protein, with protein MFGLFKKKSPLEKLQEQYQSFLEKAHKASHHDRKLSDQLMAEAEEIAKKIDKIKIQQS; from the coding sequence ATGTTTGGTCTATTTAAAAAGAAATCACCCTTAGAAAAACTTCAGGAACAATATCAATCTTTTCTTGAAAAAGCGCACAAAGCTTCTCATCACGACCGGAAACTTTCAGATCAATTAATGGCTGAAGCAGAAGAAATTGCCAAAAAGATTGACAAAATAAAAATTCAGCAATCTTAG
- a CDS encoding DUF6600 domain-containing protein → MKNSKSNWSRYIASLKIISLGLLLFLVGSRQNVNATPISISFQVFYDELSPYGDWIEDPNYGFIWVPYVDQSFQPYSTNGHWVMSTYGNTWVSQYNWGWAPFHYGRWFFSDFYGWAWIPGYEWGPAWVSWRSGRGYYGWVPLGPQRHFYRTARHYGYSHWVFVPRRRLLSRKIHRYFMHGRNVNVIYNQTTIINNTYVHNNVRFNAGPSRAELQRATNRNVPVFTVKQGRRPGRASVGNNSINLYKPQVSPRSSSRSSNNVRPKKYVSAREYSNARSTMASPANRRSSSVTNARSNNVRSEALKNSNSPASRSARSTVSPSSGNTNQRTVSPNRTNRSIGTPNASRSSGNAATNRNKVIQNRTSPSSSSSRSSGVINQPSIKKPSAPTQRREIRNTPINNSNSRTVTPSTRNNSRVQKAPQRSTNSRVRSSNNSSRSQTRSTVGSSSRSSRSSSSATRSSSRSTRGN, encoded by the coding sequence ATGAAGAATTCAAAAAGCAACTGGTCAAGGTATATAGCATCCCTTAAAATTATTAGTTTAGGTTTACTATTATTCCTTGTGGGTAGTAGGCAAAATGTCAATGCAACCCCAATTTCTATTTCATTTCAAGTATTTTATGATGAGTTAAGTCCATATGGAGACTGGATTGAAGATCCTAATTACGGATTCATATGGGTGCCTTATGTAGATCAATCATTTCAACCATACAGTACGAATGGCCACTGGGTAATGTCCACTTATGGCAATACATGGGTGTCTCAATACAATTGGGGATGGGCACCTTTTCATTACGGTAGATGGTTTTTTAGTGATTTCTATGGTTGGGCTTGGATCCCCGGATACGAATGGGGCCCTGCATGGGTTAGTTGGAGATCAGGTAGAGGTTATTACGGATGGGTTCCATTGGGTCCACAAAGGCATTTTTACCGCACAGCTAGACATTATGGATATTCACATTGGGTTTTTGTCCCAAGACGTAGATTATTAAGTAGAAAAATCCATAGGTATTTTATGCATGGGCGAAATGTCAATGTAATTTATAATCAAACTACTATAATCAACAATACTTATGTTCACAATAATGTAAGATTCAATGCAGGCCCAAGCAGGGCTGAATTGCAAAGAGCTACCAATAGAAATGTACCTGTTTTTACTGTAAAACAAGGTAGAAGGCCCGGTAGAGCTTCGGTAGGAAATAATAGCATCAATCTATATAAACCTCAAGTTTCTCCAAGATCTTCATCTAGAAGTTCAAATAACGTTAGACCAAAAAAGTATGTGAGTGCAAGAGAATATAGTAATGCAAGATCAACTATGGCAAGTCCTGCAAATAGGAGATCTTCTTCTGTAACAAATGCAAGAAGCAATAATGTAAGGTCTGAAGCTTTAAAAAACAGCAACAGTCCGGCATCGAGATCTGCGAGAAGTACTGTTAGTCCTAGTAGTGGCAACACCAATCAAAGGACAGTTTCTCCTAATAGAACGAATAGGTCAATTGGAACCCCCAATGCAAGTAGAAGTAGTGGTAATGCTGCTACCAATAGAAATAAGGTGATTCAAAATAGAACTTCACCATCATCTTCAAGTAGTAGATCTAGTGGTGTTATCAACCAACCAAGTATAAAAAAGCCAAGTGCTCCTACGCAGAGAAGGGAAATAAGAAACACACCTATAAATAACTCAAATTCACGTACTGTTACTCCTTCTACAAGAAATAACAGCCGTGTTCAAAAAGCACCGCAGCGATCAACAAACTCAAGGGTAAGGTCCTCCAACAATAGTAGCCGATCCCAGACCAGAAGTACCGTAGGTAGTTCTTCCAGAAGTTCTAGAAGTTCTTCTTCAGCTACAAGGTCCAGTAGTAGGTCTACAAGAGGTAATTAA
- a CDS encoding sugar phosphate isomerase/epimerase family protein, translating into MEVNRRNVLKTMGLGTLAAIQPMTTFAAPKKKGKFTYCLNTSTIRGQNPGLAKYIEIAAEAGYDGIEIWIQDLQKYLADGNSTSDLASMIKESGLKVENAIGFAPWMATDEEKSKQGFKQMEEEMNLLAAIGCHRVAAPGIGGEAPVDLFSAGQKFKELIKLGRKTGVMPQLEFWGAFKPFHHLGQILMVAAIANDPDARLLPDIYHLFRGGSDFEGLKLIAGNAIEIFHMNDFTANIPREEQADKDRVYPGDGVGPLVQVVKDLQNMGGDKVLSLELFNPEYWKQDPLLVAKTGLSKMKSIVKEAS; encoded by the coding sequence ATGGAGGTTAATAGAAGAAATGTTCTCAAAACAATGGGGTTAGGTACTTTGGCTGCTATCCAGCCAATGACTACATTCGCTGCACCCAAAAAGAAAGGTAAATTCACTTATTGTTTAAATACCAGCACCATTAGGGGGCAAAACCCTGGATTAGCCAAGTACATTGAAATTGCAGCTGAGGCAGGATATGACGGGATTGAAATCTGGATTCAGGATTTACAAAAGTACCTCGCTGATGGTAACAGCACTTCTGATTTGGCCTCGATGATTAAAGAAAGTGGGTTGAAAGTAGAGAATGCAATTGGTTTTGCTCCTTGGATGGCAACTGATGAAGAAAAAAGTAAGCAAGGATTTAAGCAAATGGAAGAGGAAATGAATTTACTTGCAGCCATAGGCTGTCATAGAGTGGCTGCTCCTGGAATAGGTGGAGAAGCTCCGGTAGATCTTTTTTCTGCCGGCCAGAAATTTAAAGAATTAATTAAATTAGGTAGAAAAACTGGTGTCATGCCTCAATTGGAATTTTGGGGTGCTTTCAAGCCTTTTCATCATTTAGGGCAAATCCTAATGGTGGCGGCAATAGCGAATGATCCGGATGCTCGTTTGTTGCCGGATATTTATCATTTATTCAGAGGTGGTTCGGACTTTGAAGGATTGAAATTGATTGCAGGAAATGCCATAGAGATTTTTCACATGAATGATTTTACAGCAAATATACCTAGGGAAGAACAAGCAGATAAAGATAGGGTTTACCCGGGAGATGGTGTAGGTCCTTTGGTCCAGGTGGTCAAAGATTTGCAAAATATGGGAGGAGATAAAGTATTGTCGCTTGAATTATTTAACCCTGAATATTGGAAACAAGATCCCTTACTAGTAGCTAAAACGGGACTTTCTAAAATGAAGTCCATAGTAAAAGAGGCTTCTTAA